One Amphiprion ocellaris isolate individual 3 ecotype Okinawa chromosome 5, ASM2253959v1, whole genome shotgun sequence genomic region harbors:
- the LOC111574384 gene encoding transmembrane protein 82-like: MFLPFSWILGTSEWNLNPVDCLLRGLVGACGISVLCNLMRAYNFIQTCTDSETDNGDAHESPSVVGRFRAALQFWSQTVLLSLVGSRVSSLIVLEFSLRAVAAWASAGLDASGRGVDLLLIQCQFSLGCSLTCTLDFLHQGAPHSSLSLFLAAALSWALANYSHSLWNHVARLYRLHSRERYCGKCITLLTSGHTILASLQRVVLMAFAVAAVASTATVYDHFLSQKDALKFWTPLTLCYTMLVVYIQEEQHRQTGSEALLHTVVVRLGALLVLMLTVGTWSDVLQVLTTFGGEAVCLLPSQDLLQAVLKEEEETSSRKHQVCFSPKTTTRRTSSDDS, translated from the exons ATGTTTCTCCCATTCTCATGGATCCTGGGAACTTCTGAATGGAATTTAAACCCAGTGGACTGCCTACTTCGAG GTCTTGTAGGAGCGTGTGGAATATCGGTGCTGTGCAATCTGATGAGAGCGTACAACTTCATTCAGACATGCAC TGATTCCGAGACAGATAATGGAGATGCACATGAGTCACCCTCAGTGGTAGGAAGATTTAGAGCAGCTCTCCAGTTCTGGTCCCAGACTGTCCTCCTGTCTCTGGTGGGCTCCAGGGTTTCCTCTCTGATTGTGCTGGAGTTTTCTCTCAGAGCTGTTGCTGCCTGGGCATCAGCAGGACTG GATGCCAGTGGAAGAGGTGTGGACCTGCTCCTCATCCAGTGCCAGTTTTCCCTGGGCTGCAGCCTCACTTGTACTCTGGACTTCCTCCATCAGGGGGCTCCACACAGCTCCCTCAGCCTGTTTCTGGCAGCTGCTCTCAGCTGGGCACTGGCAAACTACAGCCACAGTCTCTGGAACCATGTGGCCAGACTCTACCGGCTGCATAGCAGGGAGCGTTACTGTGGGAAGTGCATCACCCTCCTGACCTCTGGACACACCATACTGGCTTCATTGCAAAGAGTGGTTCTTATGGCTTTCGCTGTAGCAGCCGTGGCCTCCACCGCTACAGTTTATGACCACTTTCTGTCCCAGAAGGATGCTCTGAAGTTCTGGACTCCGCTGACGCTCTGCTACACTATGTTGGTGGTCTACATTCAAG AGGAACAGCATCGACAGACTGGTTCTGAGGCCCTCCTGCACACTGTAGTGGTGCGACTGGGAGCTTTACTGGTACTCATGCTGACTGTGGGCACTTGGTCTGATGTTCTTCAGGTTCTCACCACTTTTGGGGGGGAAGCAGTCTGTCTGCTGCCCTCTCAGGATCTGCTGCAGGCTGTGCTAAAG gaagaagaagaaaccagcTCGAGGAAACATCAAGTGTGCTTCAgtcccaaaacaaccacaaggagaaCATCATcagatgacagttaa
- the slc25a34 gene encoding solute carrier family 25 member 34, whose protein sequence is MTSAQLLKASAEESVFGAQPSHTMASTVSAVPRGVFSPSLPPPAVWPPLDFAMGALACCAACVFTNPLEVVKTRLQLQGELCARGSYQRHYRGVLQALWVVGRTDGLRGLQKGLSVGLIYQGVMNGVRLGSYSYCEALGITSFHGGSLLSGAGAGALGAFIASPAYLVKTHLQAQTVEAIAVGHQHNHLGVSDAFATIYRRDGLIGLWRGVNGAVPRVMVGSAAQLATFTSAKDWVSHSQWFSPNNWLTALIAAAISGVAVAITMTPFDVISTRLYNQPVDEFRRGRLYHGFSDCMLKVCQTEGLLGLYKGMGPVFVRLAPHTVLSMLFWDLMRQQAAKHNQSQGRS, encoded by the exons ATGACCAGTGCTCAGCTGCTGAAAGCTTCAGCTGAAGAGTCTGTTTTTGGCGCCCAGCCTTCACACACGATGGCGTCTACAGTGTCCGCCGTCCCCCGTGGTGTCTTCAGCCCCTCTCTGCCCCCTCCAGCCGTCTGGCCGCCTCTGGACTTTGCCATGGGTGCTCTGGCCTGCTGTGCAGCCTGCGTGTTCACCAATCCTCTGGAGGTCGTGAAGACCCGTCTGCAGCTTCAGGGGGAGCTTTGTGCTCGGGGGTCCTACCAGAGACACTACCGGGGGGTCCTGCAGGCCCTCTGGGTGGTGGGACGCACAGACGGGCTCCGGGGCCTGCAGAAGGGGCTCTCAGTGGGGCTGATCTACCAGGGGGTGATGAACGGCGTGAGGCTGGGCTCCTACTCCTACTGTGAAGCTCTGGGCATCACCTCGTTCCATGGGGGGAGTCTGCTGTCTGGGGCGGGGGCCGGCGCTCTGGGTGCCTTCATTGCTTCTCCTGCTTATCTG GTGAAGACTCATCTGCAGGCTCAGACTGTGGAGGCGATAGCAGTCGGTCACCAGCATAACCATCTG GGAGTGTCTGATGCCTTTGCTACCATCTATAGAAGAGATGGTTTAATTGGTCTGTGGAGGGGTGTGAACGGGGCCGTGCCTCGAGTCATGGTGGGATCAGCTGCTCAACTGGCAACCTTCACCTCGGCCAAGGACTGGGTGTCACATTCCCAG TGGTTCAGTCCAAACAACTGGCTCACGGCGTTGATAGCCGCTGCCATCAGTGGAGTTGCTGTTGCCATCACCATGACGCCGTTTGACGTCATTAGTACAAGACTCTACAACCAGCCAGTGGATGAGTTTCGCAGG GGCCGGCTGTACCATGGATTTTCAGACTGTATGCTGAAGGTGTGCCAAACCGAGGGCCTGCTAGGGCTGTATAAAGGCATGGGCCCTGTGTTTGTGCGCCTGGCCCCACACACAGTGCTCAGCATGCTGTTCTGGGATCTGATGAGGCAGCAAGCAGCGAAGCACAACCAGAGCCaaggaaggagctga